A stretch of Acidovorax sp. RAC01 DNA encodes these proteins:
- a CDS encoding DUF3253 domain-containing protein: MTDADIETQIFALLARRQPGATICPSEVARALAPAGGAWRDQMHHVRQVARVLAQDGRLRVTRGGVPVDAIAPGGPIRLGLAGAQGSD, translated from the coding sequence ATGACGGACGCAGACATCGAAACACAGATCTTTGCGCTGCTGGCACGGCGCCAGCCCGGGGCGACGATCTGCCCTTCAGAGGTAGCCCGCGCGCTGGCACCCGCAGGCGGCGCGTGGCGCGACCAGATGCATCACGTCCGGCAGGTTGCGCGGGTGCTGGCGCAGGATGGGCGGCTGCGGGTCACACGGGGCGGGGTGCCGGTCGATGCGATCGCGCCCGGCGGGCCCATCCGCCTGGGGCTTGCGGGGGCGCAGGGTAGCGACTGA
- a CDS encoding uracil-DNA glycosylase: MTLNPASGAATQLASAHPADWPVAPGWQPLVDDFFASARGQGLLAFLQSRLDAGAVVFPPRPLRALELTPPDAVRVVILGQDPYHGRGQAEGLAFSVAPGVQLPPSLRNIFKEIQRDLGAPPPAWPEPGGSLVKWARNGVLLLNTGLTVEEGQPASHAGKGWEQLTDAVIRQVAEGPRPVVFMLWGAHAQGKRALIPADRGHLVLMSNHPSPLSALRPPVPFIGNGHFGKAREFRAQHGY, encoded by the coding sequence TTGACCCTAAACCCAGCTTCAGGAGCCGCCACCCAGCTTGCCAGCGCGCACCCGGCCGACTGGCCGGTGGCGCCGGGCTGGCAGCCGCTGGTCGATGACTTCTTTGCCAGCGCCCGGGGGCAGGGGCTGCTGGCGTTCCTGCAATCGCGGCTCGATGCCGGGGCCGTCGTCTTCCCGCCGCGGCCGTTGCGCGCGCTGGAGCTCACGCCGCCCGATGCCGTGCGCGTCGTCATCCTGGGGCAGGACCCGTACCACGGCCGTGGGCAGGCCGAGGGGCTGGCGTTCTCCGTCGCGCCCGGGGTGCAGCTGCCGCCCTCGCTGCGCAACATCTTCAAGGAAATCCAGCGCGATCTGGGCGCGCCGCCACCCGCGTGGCCGGAGCCCGGCGGCAGCCTGGTGAAGTGGGCCAGAAACGGTGTGCTGCTGCTCAACACCGGCCTCACGGTGGAAGAAGGCCAGCCCGCCAGCCACGCAGGCAAGGGCTGGGAGCAGCTCACCGACGCCGTCATCCGCCAGGTGGCCGAGGGCCCGCGCCCTGTGGTGTTCATGCTGTGGGGCGCACACGCCCAGGGCAAGCGCGCACTCATCCCGGCCGACCGCGGGCATCTGGTGCTCATGTCCAACCACCCCTCGCCGCTGTCGGCGCTGCGCCCCCCCGTGCCTTTCATCGGCAACGGGCACTTTGGTAAGGCGCGCGAGTTCCGGGCGCAGCACGGCTACTGA
- the trpC gene encoding indole-3-glycerol phosphate synthase TrpC, producing MSSDILNKIVAVKHEEVAAAQKRLSLPAMRADAESRVITRDFEGALRAKIAKGQAAVIAEIKKASPSKGVLRADFEPADIAQSYMEGDGKVSAACLSVLTDRQFFQGQPDYLKQARASTLLPVLRKDFMVDAYQIYESRAMGADAILLIAACLDDAQMADFEAIARSLDMAVLVEVHDRPELERALRLKTPLVGINNRNLRTFDVTLDTTLSMLKDVPADRLLVTESGILKPQDVKTMRDAGVHAFLVGEALMRADDPGLALAQLFA from the coding sequence ATGAGCAGTGACATCCTCAACAAAATCGTCGCCGTCAAGCACGAAGAAGTGGCCGCCGCGCAAAAGCGCCTGTCCCTGCCCGCCATGCGTGCCGATGCTGAAAGCCGTGTGATCACGCGCGACTTTGAAGGCGCCTTGCGCGCCAAGATTGCCAAGGGCCAGGCGGCGGTGATTGCCGAGATCAAGAAGGCCAGCCCCAGCAAGGGTGTGCTGCGCGCCGACTTCGAGCCCGCCGACATTGCGCAAAGCTACATGGAAGGCGATGGCAAGGTCAGCGCGGCCTGCCTGTCGGTGCTGACCGACCGGCAGTTCTTCCAGGGCCAGCCCGACTACCTCAAGCAGGCGCGGGCCAGCACCTTGCTGCCTGTGCTGCGCAAGGACTTCATGGTCGATGCGTACCAGATCTACGAATCGCGCGCGATGGGGGCCGACGCCATCCTGCTGATTGCCGCCTGCCTGGACGATGCGCAGATGGCCGACTTTGAAGCCATTGCCCGCAGCCTTGACATGGCCGTGCTGGTGGAGGTGCACGACCGGCCCGAGCTGGAGCGGGCGCTCCGGCTCAAGACCCCGCTGGTCGGCATCAACAACCGCAACCTGCGCACGTTTGACGTGACGCTGGACACCACACTCTCCATGCTCAAGGACGTACCGGCTGACCGCCTGCTGGTCACCGAGTCGGGCATCCTCAAGCCGCAGGACGTGAAGACCATGCGCGACGCCGGTGTGCATGCCTTTCTGGTGGGCGAGGCCCTCATGCGGGCAGACGACCCGGGGCTGGCGCTGGCCCAGCTGTTCGCCTGA
- the trpD gene encoding anthranilate phosphoribosyltransferase, whose translation MPITAQEALQRTIEHREIFHDEMLHLMRLIMQGELSPVMTAAIVTGLRVKKETIGEITAAAQVMREFSTKVHVPDSKHLVDIVGTGGDGANTFNISTCSMFVAAAAGAKVSKHGGRGVSSKSGSADVMEALGIHINLKPEAIAQCIAEVGIGFMFAPNHHPAMKNVAPVRKELGVRTIFNILGPLTNPAGAPNILMGVFHPDLVGIQVRALQRLGAEHALVVYGRDGMDEVSLGAATLVGELKNGQITEYEIHPEDFGLPMASNRALKVETPEQSREMLIGVLKGEPGAAQDIVCLNAGVALYAANVVDSIPDGIAKARAAIASGAALAKLEQLVTRTHALAS comes from the coding sequence ATGCCCATCACCGCCCAGGAAGCGCTGCAGCGCACCATCGAGCACCGCGAAATCTTCCACGACGAGATGCTGCACCTGATGCGCCTCATCATGCAGGGCGAGCTTTCGCCCGTGATGACGGCGGCCATCGTCACCGGCTTGCGCGTGAAGAAGGAAACCATTGGCGAGATCACGGCGGCAGCCCAGGTGATGCGCGAGTTCAGCACCAAGGTGCATGTGCCCGACAGCAAGCACCTGGTGGACATCGTGGGTACGGGCGGCGACGGTGCCAACACCTTCAACATCTCCACCTGCTCGATGTTCGTGGCCGCCGCAGCGGGCGCCAAGGTCAGCAAGCATGGCGGGCGCGGTGTGTCGAGCAAAAGCGGCAGCGCTGATGTGATGGAGGCCCTGGGCATCCACATCAACCTCAAGCCCGAGGCCATCGCCCAGTGCATTGCCGAGGTGGGCATCGGCTTCATGTTCGCGCCCAACCACCACCCCGCCATGAAAAACGTGGCCCCGGTGCGCAAGGAGCTGGGTGTGCGCACCATCTTCAACATCCTGGGCCCGCTCACCAACCCGGCCGGTGCGCCCAACATCCTGATGGGCGTGTTCCACCCCGACCTCGTGGGCATCCAGGTGCGCGCACTGCAGCGCCTGGGCGCCGAGCACGCGCTGGTGGTGTATGGCCGTGACGGCATGGACGAAGTGAGCCTGGGCGCCGCCACCCTGGTGGGCGAGCTGAAAAACGGCCAGATCACCGAATACGAAATCCACCCCGAAGACTTCGGCCTGCCCATGGCGAGCAACCGCGCGCTCAAGGTCGAAACACCCGAGCAATCGCGGGAGATGCTGATTGGCGTGCTCAAGGGCGAGCCGGGTGCGGCGCAGGACATCGTGTGCCTGAACGCCGGCGTGGCGCTGTATGCGGCCAATGTGGTCGATTCGATTCCGGACGGCATTGCCAAGGCGCGTGCCGCGATTGCATCCGGCGCCGCGCTCGCCAAGCTGGAGCAGCTGGTCACGCGCACGCACGCACTGGCGAGCTGA
- a CDS encoding LysE family translocator, producing the protein MIDSHQLVMFIAAGWLLNLTPGPDVLYIVTNALRSGTRAGIVAGLGITAGCFVHIFAAAVGVGALLATSATAFTVLKWIGAAYLMWMGVRMLLSRPGADGGNPAALVAAQAAPASHTPLRKVFLGGFWTNVLNPKVAIFFLAFVPQFIAPGADNKALAFVLLGVLFNLNAIPVNVGWALAASWMARRATAIQRGMHWLDRVAGAMFIGFGLKLALTDQPSA; encoded by the coding sequence ATGATCGACAGCCACCAGCTGGTGATGTTCATCGCCGCAGGCTGGCTGCTCAACCTCACGCCCGGGCCCGATGTGCTCTACATCGTGACCAACGCGCTGCGCTCAGGCACCCGCGCGGGTATCGTGGCGGGGCTGGGCATCACGGCCGGGTGTTTTGTGCACATCTTTGCGGCGGCGGTGGGCGTGGGTGCGCTGCTGGCCACCTCGGCCACGGCGTTCACCGTGCTCAAGTGGATCGGCGCGGCGTACCTGATGTGGATGGGCGTGCGCATGCTGTTGTCCAGGCCCGGCGCCGATGGGGGCAACCCTGCAGCGCTGGTGGCTGCGCAGGCGGCCCCTGCGTCGCACACGCCGCTTCGCAAGGTGTTCCTGGGGGGCTTCTGGACCAATGTGCTCAACCCCAAGGTCGCCATCTTTTTTCTGGCCTTTGTGCCGCAGTTCATCGCGCCTGGTGCGGACAACAAGGCGCTGGCCTTTGTGCTGCTGGGCGTGCTGTTCAACCTCAACGCCATTCCCGTGAATGTGGGCTGGGCGCTGGCGGCCTCTTGGATGGCACGGCGCGCCACGGCCATCCAGCGCGGCATGCACTGGCTGGACCGCGTGGCCGGCGCCATGTTCATCGGCTTCGGGCTCAAGCTGGCCCTCACAGACCAGCCTTCCGCTTAA
- a CDS encoding aminodeoxychorismate/anthranilate synthase component II — translation MTKLLMVDNYDSFTYNIVQYFGELGAEVEVFRNDEITVAEIEARLNAGALDRLVISPGPCSPAEAGISVAAIQHFAGKLPILGVCLGHQSIGAAFGGNIIRAQELMHGKTSVITTTQKGVFAGLPEQFTVNRYHSLAIERATCPDVLEVTAWTEDGEIMGVRHKTLPIEGVQFHPESILTEHGHAMLKNFLEQRA, via the coding sequence ATGACAAAACTCTTGATGGTCGACAACTACGACAGCTTCACCTACAACATCGTCCAGTACTTTGGTGAACTGGGTGCCGAGGTCGAGGTGTTTCGCAACGACGAGATCACCGTGGCCGAGATCGAAGCACGCCTGAATGCCGGTGCGCTCGACCGCCTGGTCATCTCGCCCGGCCCTTGTTCACCTGCAGAGGCCGGTATCTCGGTGGCAGCGATCCAGCACTTTGCGGGCAAGCTCCCCATTCTGGGCGTGTGCCTGGGCCACCAGAGCATTGGTGCGGCCTTTGGCGGCAACATCATCCGCGCGCAGGAGCTGATGCACGGCAAGACCAGCGTCATCACCACCACGCAAAAGGGCGTGTTTGCAGGCCTGCCCGAGCAATTCACCGTCAACCGCTACCACTCGCTCGCCATCGAGCGCGCCACCTGCCCCGACGTGCTGGAAGTCACGGCGTGGACTGAGGACGGCGAAATCATGGGCGTGCGCCACAAGACATTGCCGATCGAAGGCGTGCAGTTCCACCCCGAGAGCATCCTCACCGAGCACGGCCATGCCATGCTGAAGAACTTTCTGGAGCAGCGCGCATGA
- a CDS encoding chorismate mutase, with protein MTRAISRTKHCATMQDVRREVDALDDVLVPLLVERVGYMTQAARIKQGVEQVRDEARIEAIVARVRERAATEGGDADVMEAIYRSLMEACIAYEHREFARLREPATAGSAA; from the coding sequence ATGACCCGCGCCATTTCCCGAACCAAACACTGCGCCACGATGCAGGACGTGCGCCGTGAGGTGGACGCACTCGACGACGTGCTCGTACCGCTGCTGGTAGAGCGCGTGGGCTACATGACCCAGGCGGCCCGGATCAAGCAAGGTGTGGAACAGGTGCGCGACGAAGCACGCATCGAAGCCATCGTGGCCCGCGTGCGGGAGCGCGCAGCGACCGAGGGCGGTGACGCCGACGTGATGGAAGCCATCTACCGCAGCCTCATGGAAGCCTGCATTGCCTATGAACACCGCGAGTTCGCCCGCCTGCGCGAGCCCGCCACTGCCGGGAGCGCCGCATGA
- the trpE gene encoding anthranilate synthase component I — protein MITELEFKSLASEGYNRIPLMAEAFADLETPLSLYLKLAHTKDGGKHSFLLESVVGGERFGRYSFIGLPARTLLRASGFGAAARTEVVTDGQVVETAQGNPLDFIEAYQKRFKVALRPGLPRFCGGLAGYFGYDAVRYIEKKLEATCPPDTLGCPDILLLQCEELAVIDNLSGKLYLIVYADPAQPEAYAKGKKRLRDLKEQLKYSVSAPVVKATESHPAQRDFAKADYLAAVHRAKELIAAGDFMQVQVGQRIHKRYTESPLSLYRALRSLNPSPYMYFYDFGDFHVVGASPEILVRQEKTDEGTKVTIRPLAGTRPRGATPEKDKAAEVELINDPKERAEHVMLIDLARNDIGRIAKTGSVKVTEAFVVERYSHVMHIVSNVEGILHDGMTSMDVLKATFPAGTLTGAPKVHAMELIDQLEPTKRGLYGGACGYLSYAGDMDVAIAIRTGIIKNGTLYVQAAAGVVADSVPELEWKETEHKARALLRAAELVEEGLE, from the coding sequence GTGATCACAGAACTTGAATTCAAAAGCCTGGCCAGCGAAGGCTACAACCGCATTCCGCTCATGGCCGAGGCCTTTGCGGACCTGGAAACCCCGCTCTCGCTCTACCTGAAGCTGGCGCACACCAAGGACGGCGGCAAGCACAGCTTTCTGCTTGAATCCGTGGTGGGCGGCGAGCGCTTCGGGCGCTACAGCTTCATTGGCCTGCCTGCGCGCACGCTGCTGCGCGCCAGCGGCTTTGGTGCTGCGGCGCGCACCGAGGTCGTGACCGACGGCCAGGTGGTGGAGACCGCCCAAGGCAACCCGCTTGACTTCATCGAGGCGTACCAGAAGCGCTTCAAGGTGGCCCTGCGCCCCGGCCTGCCGCGCTTTTGCGGTGGTCTGGCCGGCTACTTCGGCTACGACGCGGTGCGCTACATCGAAAAGAAGCTGGAGGCCACTTGCCCGCCCGACACTCTGGGCTGCCCCGACATCCTGCTGCTGCAGTGCGAGGAACTGGCCGTCATCGACAACCTTTCGGGCAAGCTCTACCTCATTGTCTACGCCGACCCGGCACAGCCCGAGGCCTACGCCAAGGGCAAGAAGCGGCTGCGCGACCTCAAGGAACAGCTCAAGTACTCGGTGAGCGCCCCGGTGGTCAAGGCCACCGAAAGCCACCCCGCCCAGCGCGACTTTGCCAAGGCCGACTACCTGGCCGCCGTGCACCGTGCCAAGGAGCTCATCGCCGCCGGTGACTTCATGCAGGTGCAGGTAGGCCAGCGCATCCACAAGCGCTACACCGAGTCGCCCCTGTCGCTGTACCGCGCGCTGCGTTCGCTGAATCCATCGCCGTACATGTACTTCTACGACTTTGGCGACTTCCATGTGGTGGGCGCCAGCCCCGAAATCCTGGTGCGCCAGGAAAAGACGGACGAGGGCACCAAGGTCACCATCCGCCCCCTGGCCGGCACCCGCCCGCGCGGCGCCACGCCCGAAAAGGACAAGGCGGCCGAGGTCGAACTCATCAACGACCCCAAGGAGCGCGCCGAGCACGTGATGCTGATCGACCTGGCCCGCAACGACATCGGCCGTATCGCCAAAACAGGCAGCGTCAAGGTGACCGAGGCCTTTGTGGTGGAGCGCTACAGCCACGTGATGCACATCGTGAGCAATGTCGAAGGCATCCTGCACGACGGCATGACCAGCATGGACGTGCTCAAGGCCACCTTCCCCGCCGGCACGCTCACCGGCGCGCCCAAGGTGCACGCCATGGAACTCATCGACCAGCTCGAACCCACCAAGCGCGGCCTGTACGGCGGCGCCTGCGGGTATCTCAGCTACGCGGGCGACATGGACGTGGCCATTGCAATCCGCACCGGCATCATCAAGAACGGCACGCTCTATGTGCAGGCCGCTGCTGGCGTGGTGGCAGATTCGGTGCCCGAGCTGGAATGGAAAGAGACCGAGCACAAGGCGCGCGCGCTGCTGCGTGCGGCCGAACTGGTCGAGGAGGGGCTGGAATGA
- a CDS encoding chalcone isomerase family protein — translation MNLIHRCVLLAGACLLATGALAQPMTVADVKYAETLQVADASLQLNGAGVRYKAVFKVYTAGLYLEKKAATTAEVMALKGPKRISITMLREIDSTELGKLFSRGMEDNMDRAAFSKLIPGVLRMSQVFSDHKKLAAGDQFMIDWVPGTGTIITVKGKQQGEPFKEPEFFNALLGIWLGNAPADWKLKDAMLGKPA, via the coding sequence ATGAACCTCATCCACCGATGCGTCTTGCTGGCCGGTGCCTGCCTGCTGGCCACCGGGGCCTTGGCGCAACCCATGACCGTGGCGGATGTGAAATACGCCGAAACCCTGCAGGTGGCCGACGCGAGCTTGCAGCTCAATGGCGCCGGCGTGCGCTACAAGGCCGTGTTCAAGGTGTATACCGCCGGCCTGTACCTGGAGAAAAAAGCCGCTACCACCGCGGAGGTGATGGCGCTCAAGGGGCCCAAGCGCATCAGCATCACCATGCTGCGCGAGATCGACTCCACCGAGCTGGGCAAGCTGTTTTCCCGTGGCATGGAAGACAACATGGACCGCGCAGCGTTCTCAAAACTGATTCCCGGCGTGCTGCGCATGAGCCAGGTGTTCTCGGACCACAAGAAGCTGGCCGCCGGCGACCAGTTCATGATCGACTGGGTGCCGGGCACCGGCACCATCATCACCGTCAAGGGCAAACAGCAGGGCGAGCCCTTCAAGGAGCCCGAGTTCTTCAATGCCCTGCTGGGCATCTGGCTGGGCAACGCGCCGGCCGACTGGAAGCTCAAGGACGCCATGCTGGGCAAGCCGGCCTGA
- a CDS encoding methyl-accepting chemotaxis protein, which produces MHISRLSVGLRLGISFVLILLITVLIAATGIWRIGGLQAASERVATQEIEQQTLVEDWASDIRLNWVRTEAFLKAIDPAYMEKLTTDTQATAKKTQEKVRRIEALVQSDKGRSQLATIAQASKAYDDKVAEIRELHRGGEPNVPTMVDKDLRPLADQYLQSLDVLRGTMAAQLAQGQQEASSLAKASRMLLAIATLVAVALGALLAWMVTRSIVQPVLQGKQAAERIADGDLTHPIAAQGTDEAAQLLQALAAMQQRLATIVGNVRQGAEGVAAASAEIASGNNDLSARTEQQAGALEETAASMEELGSTVRLNADNARTANQLAMAASSVAVQGGDVVAEVVETMKGINASSNKIADIISVIDGIAFQTNILALNAAVEAARAGEQGRGFAVVASEVRSLAGRSAEAAKEIKSLIMASVERVEKGTLLVDKAGVTMSEVVGSIRRVTEIMGEISAASGEQSQGVAQVAEAITHMDQTTQQNAALVEQSAAAADSLKSQAAQLVEAVAVFRLAAGSDAMAGATASAHGTPSLGRTRSGSAGAPRLLAR; this is translated from the coding sequence ATGCATATCAGCCGTCTTTCCGTAGGCCTGCGCCTCGGCATCTCGTTCGTCCTCATCCTTCTCATCACGGTGCTGATTGCGGCCACCGGCATCTGGCGCATCGGCGGCCTGCAGGCGGCCAGCGAGCGCGTGGCCACACAGGAGATCGAGCAGCAGACGCTGGTGGAAGACTGGGCCTCGGACATCCGCCTGAACTGGGTGCGCACCGAGGCGTTCCTCAAGGCCATCGACCCGGCCTACATGGAAAAGCTCACGACCGACACGCAGGCCACTGCCAAGAAGACGCAGGAAAAAGTGCGCCGCATCGAGGCCCTGGTACAAAGTGACAAGGGCCGCAGCCAGCTGGCCACCATCGCGCAGGCCAGCAAGGCCTACGACGACAAGGTGGCCGAGATCCGCGAACTGCACCGGGGCGGCGAGCCCAATGTGCCGACCATGGTGGACAAGGATCTGCGCCCCCTGGCCGACCAGTACCTGCAGTCGCTGGATGTGCTGCGGGGCACTATGGCCGCGCAGCTGGCCCAGGGCCAGCAGGAGGCCTCGTCCCTGGCAAAGGCCAGCCGGATGCTACTGGCCATCGCGACGCTGGTGGCGGTGGCGCTGGGCGCGCTGCTGGCGTGGATGGTGACGCGCTCCATCGTGCAGCCGGTGCTGCAGGGCAAGCAGGCTGCAGAACGCATTGCCGACGGTGACCTGACCCACCCGATTGCGGCGCAGGGCACCGACGAGGCCGCCCAGTTGCTGCAGGCCCTGGCCGCCATGCAGCAGCGGCTTGCCACCATCGTGGGCAACGTGCGCCAGGGCGCCGAAGGCGTGGCCGCCGCCAGCGCCGAGATCGCCTCGGGCAACAACGACCTGTCGGCCCGCACCGAGCAGCAGGCCGGCGCGCTGGAAGAGACCGCCGCCTCGATGGAGGAGCTGGGCTCCACCGTGCGCCTGAACGCCGACAACGCGCGCACAGCCAACCAGCTGGCGATGGCGGCATCCAGCGTGGCGGTTCAGGGCGGCGATGTGGTGGCCGAAGTGGTCGAGACCATGAAGGGCATCAACGCCAGCAGCAACAAGATCGCCGACATCATCAGCGTCATTGATGGCATTGCTTTCCAGACCAACATCCTGGCGCTGAACGCCGCCGTGGAGGCTGCGCGGGCCGGCGAGCAGGGCCGCGGCTTTGCCGTGGTGGCCAGCGAGGTGCGCAGCCTGGCCGGGCGCAGCGCCGAAGCGGCCAAGGAGATCAAGAGCCTGATCATGGCCAGCGTGGAGCGTGTGGAAAAAGGCACGCTGCTGGTGGACAAGGCCGGCGTCACAATGAGCGAGGTGGTGGGCTCCATCCGCCGCGTGACGGAGATCATGGGCGAGATCAGCGCCGCCAGCGGCGAGCAGAGCCAGGGCGTGGCGCAGGTGGCCGAGGCCATCACCCACATGGACCAGACCACACAGCAGAACGCCGCCCTGGTGGAGCAAAGCGCCGCTGCCGCCGACAGCCTGAAATCGCAGGCCGCGCAGCTCGTGGAGGCCGTGGCGGTGTTTCGCCTGGCTGCGGGCAGCGATGCCATGGCCGGCGCCACTGCCTCGGCCCATGGCACGCCCTCGCTGGGCCGTACCCGCAGCGGCAGCGCCGGTGCGCCCCGCCTACTGGCGCGGTAA
- the gph gene encoding phosphoglycolate phosphatase (PGP is an essential enzyme in the glycolate salvage pathway in higher organisms (photorespiration in plants). Phosphoglycolate results from the oxidase activity of RubisCO in the Calvin cycle when concentrations of carbon dioxide are low relative to oxygen. This enzyme is a member of the Haloacid Dehalogenase (HAD) superfamily of aspartate-nucleophile hydrolase enzymes (PF00702).), which yields MTTSAELTSLLARVDAVIVDLDGTMADTMGDFSAALNRMLSELALPAIAAAEIERMVGKGSEHLIRSVLNHVLGQISFAHVAIKTEALFPAAWASYQRHYLDINGSCSAVYPGVVQGLEALRGAGLPLACLTNKPVAFAVPLLQAKGLEGYFGKVFGGDSFERKKPDPLPLVRTCEALGTAPARTLMLGDSSNDAQAARAAGCPVVLVTYGYNHGQPVRGVDADGFVDSLAELAGLPRQ from the coding sequence ATGACCACATCCGCCGAACTGACCTCCCTCCTGGCCCGCGTGGATGCCGTCATCGTGGACCTTGATGGCACCATGGCCGACACCATGGGCGATTTCAGCGCAGCGCTCAACCGCATGCTCAGCGAGCTGGCCTTGCCCGCCATTGCCGCGGCAGAGATCGAGCGCATGGTCGGCAAAGGGTCCGAGCACCTGATCAGATCTGTGCTCAATCACGTGCTAGGGCAGATTTCTTTTGCCCATGTTGCTATCAAAACAGAAGCGTTGTTCCCGGCCGCGTGGGCCAGCTACCAGCGCCACTACCTGGACATCAATGGCAGCTGCTCGGCGGTGTACCCCGGGGTGGTGCAGGGGCTGGAAGCCCTGCGGGGCGCTGGCCTGCCGCTGGCCTGTCTGACCAACAAGCCCGTGGCGTTCGCGGTGCCGCTGTTGCAGGCCAAGGGGCTTGAGGGCTATTTCGGCAAAGTCTTCGGTGGCGACAGCTTCGAGCGCAAGAAGCCCGATCCGCTGCCGTTGGTGCGGACCTGCGAGGCGCTGGGCACGGCGCCTGCGCGCACGCTGATGCTGGGCGATTCCAGCAACGACGCCCAGGCCGCGCGGGCCGCCGGCTGCCCCGTGGTGCTGGTCACCTACGGCTACAACCACGGCCAGCCGGTGCGCGGGGTCGATGCCGACGGCTTCGTCGACTCGCTGGCAGAGCTGGCGGGGTTACCGCGCCAGTAG
- a CDS encoding SPFH domain-containing protein yields MKATWNRIVQTLKGRSSTPLPQADAEPVLQATPQADTQADAYIADAAPRLNWAYLLPTASTVRWLVAGTVVAAVGLMVVRNPPVQHLAQGDLGVRLNQFTGAVSLWRDGSVWVVPGLHTVRVFSLRDQSYRPEAMRQATGSAPLQSVEGLSLGLDLSVRYALDPNSPAVNAGNLPDNVGADIVEPAVQGLVYKVFARYTVREIFSSKRAEIAQIIETELRARLAADGVTLRSLQIGKVDLPAEYRRGMDSLLAEELASEKMRYTLELKDKRVKETELDASADKVRREVAAEAAAREQVIAAKAQEEAMKHVLPFKQRQIEQRQLEAEAERVARVKAAEGAAQARRIEANGEADARQKLAEAEAYRMDRVGKVNAEQMAREGALVTKHPLLIQKTLADKLSDKIQVIIAPPPTNGDFIGAALLGGNRNAQAGAAQAAAVADDATTTQAVEQ; encoded by the coding sequence ATGAAAGCCACCTGGAACCGCATCGTGCAGACCCTGAAGGGCCGCTCGTCCACCCCGTTGCCGCAAGCGGATGCAGAACCCGTGCTGCAAGCCACCCCACAGGCCGACACGCAGGCCGATGCGTACATCGCCGACGCGGCGCCGCGCCTGAACTGGGCGTACCTGCTGCCCACCGCATCCACGGTGCGCTGGCTGGTGGCCGGTACCGTGGTGGCTGCCGTGGGCCTGATGGTGGTCCGCAACCCGCCGGTGCAACACCTGGCGCAGGGCGACCTGGGCGTGCGCCTGAACCAGTTCACCGGTGCGGTGAGCCTGTGGCGCGATGGCAGCGTGTGGGTGGTGCCCGGCCTGCACACGGTGCGCGTGTTCTCGCTGCGTGACCAGAGCTACCGCCCCGAAGCCATGCGCCAGGCCACGGGCAGCGCGCCGCTGCAGTCGGTGGAAGGCCTGTCGCTGGGGCTGGACCTGAGCGTGCGGTATGCCCTGGACCCCAACTCGCCCGCCGTCAATGCCGGCAACCTGCCCGACAACGTGGGCGCCGACATCGTCGAGCCCGCAGTGCAAGGCCTGGTCTACAAGGTGTTTGCCCGCTACACGGTGCGCGAGATCTTCTCGTCCAAGCGCGCCGAAATTGCACAGATCATCGAAACCGAACTGCGCGCCCGCCTGGCGGCCGATGGCGTGACGCTGCGCAGCCTGCAGATTGGCAAGGTGGACCTGCCCGCCGAATACCGCCGTGGCATGGACAGCCTGCTGGCCGAAGAGCTGGCGTCCGAAAAAATGCGCTACACGCTGGAGCTGAAAGACAAGCGCGTGAAGGAAACCGAGCTGGACGCCAGCGCCGACAAGGTGCGTCGCGAAGTGGCCGCCGAAGCCGCCGCGCGTGAGCAGGTCATCGCCGCCAAGGCCCAGGAAGAGGCGATGAAGCATGTGCTGCCCTTCAAGCAGCGCCAGATCGAGCAGCGCCAGCTGGAGGCCGAAGCCGAACGTGTGGCCCGCGTCAAAGCTGCCGAGGGCGCCGCCCAGGCCCGCCGCATCGAAGCCAACGGCGAAGCCGACGCCCGCCAGAAGCTGGCCGAGGCCGAGGCCTACCGCATGGACCGCGTGGGCAAGGTCAATGCCGAGCAGATGGCCCGCGAAGGCGCGCTGGTGACCAAACACCCGCTGCTCATTCAGAAGACGCTGGCCGACAAGCTCTCGGACAAGATCCAAGTCATCATCGCGCCCCCGCCCACCAATGGCGACTTCATCGGTGCCGCGCTGCTGGGCGGCAACCGCAACGCCCAGGCCGGGGCCGCACAGGCTGCGGCCGTGGCCGACGACGCCACCACCACCCAAGCCGTGGAGCAGTGA